In Macadamia integrifolia cultivar HAES 741 chromosome 5, SCU_Mint_v3, whole genome shotgun sequence, a single window of DNA contains:
- the LOC122077741 gene encoding MDIS1-interacting receptor like kinase 1: MGSLCLSLSTLVLMMLTASELLLRGDSKTYWGDVKGLKKLKKGFDSGSVTPGSCLSSWDFSVDPCDHIFSDRFTCGFRCDLNISGISRVTEVSLDQAGYTGSLSFSACNYLPYLETLDLADNSLAGSIPTSLSNLTRLRRLGLSGNFFSGEIPTSIGSLFALEELYLDHNQLQGSIPASFKGLSSLKRLELQGNKLSGEFPDLGPLKNLTFLDASDNAISGGVPVGLPGSLIEISMRNNSLDGNLTEKIGDLGFLQVMDLSHNQLSGTVSSILFQHPSLQQLTLSYNQLSSIQVPSDMGAMSELVALDLSYNQLQGLLPAFMAMMPKLSALSLEKNKFTGMIPSQYALKVAVPSEGTSSFARLLLGGNYLFGPIPGPLIAMKPGSANVSLVDNCLYRCPETFFFCQGGVQKSSVACKSFGPVIP; this comes from the coding sequence ATGGGCAGTCTCTGTCTTTCCTTGTCTACTCTAGTTTTGATGATGCTTACAGCTTCGGAGCTGTTGTTGAGAGGGGATTCGAAAACGTATTGGGGAGATGTAAAGGGTTTGAAAAAGCTGAAGAAGGGGTTTGACTCTGGGTCAGTGACTCCTGGATCTTGTTTGAGTTCATGGGATTTCTCTGTCGACCCATGTGACCACATCTTCTCCGATCGCTTCACCTGTGGCTTTCGATGCGACCTCAACATTTCCGGCATCAGCCGTGTCACCGAGGTCAGCCTTGACCAAGCTGGCTACACTGGTTCCCTCTCCTTCTCCGCCTGTAACTACCTCCCGTACTTGGAAACCCTCGACCTTGCTGACAATTCCTTGGCCGGTTCTATCCCCACCTCCCTCTCCAACCTCACGCGTCTCCGCCGTCTGGGTCTCTCTGGGAACTTCTTCTCCGGTGAGATACCAACCTCCATTGGTTCTCTCTTTGCTCTGGAGGAGCTCTACCTCGACCATAACCAGCTTCAGGGCTCAATCCCGGCGAGCTTCAAGGGTCTGTCTAGCCTCAAAAGACTAGAGCTTCAGGGGAACAAACTCTCTGGCGAGTTCCCCGATCTGGGTCCCCTCAAGAACCTCACTTTCTTGGATGCCAGCGACAATGCAATCTCTGGTGGAGTTCCGGTGGGTTTGCCAGGTTCCCTGATTGAGATCTCCATGAGGAATAACAGTCTGGACGGAAATCTCACGGAGAAAATCGGCGATTTGGGGTTTCTGCAAGTGATGGATCTAAGCCATAACCAATTATCGGGTACTGTTTCATCAATTTTGTTCCAACACCCATCTCTGCAACAGCTCACTCTGTCCTACAATCAGCTGTCATCGATTCAGGTCCCCAGCGACATGGGTGCCATGAGCGAGCTGGTAGCCCTGGATCTGAGCTACAACCAGCTTCAAGGGTTATTGCCGGCATTCATGGCGATGATGCCAAAGCTATCGGCTCTTTCGTTGGAGAAGAACAAGTTCACGGGGATGATACCGTCTCAGTACGCACTGAAAGTGGCGGTTCCGAGTGAGGGAACCTCCTCATTTGCAAGGTTGTTGCTTGGGGGAAACTACTTGTTTGGTCCAATTCCAGGTCCATTAATAGCGATGAAACCGGGTAGTGCGAATGTAAGCCTGGTAGATAACTGCTTGTATAGATGCCCGGAGACGTTCTTCTTCTGTCAAGGTGGAGTGCAGAAGTCATCAGTGGCGTGTAAGAGCTTTGGTCCTGTAATTCCTTGA